A single genomic interval of Anopheles marshallii chromosome 2, idAnoMarsDA_429_01, whole genome shotgun sequence harbors:
- the LOC128715846 gene encoding mitochondrial dicarboxylate carrier-like has product MASKKSEKASRWYFGGLASAGAAYCTHPLDLLKVLYQTDMRSNVSMIQLSREIIRDDGIRALYSGVSAAVLRQLTYSTTRFAIYEIGKQSKYGKDSGFFGRIVMAAIGGTVGGFVGSPADLINVRMQNDVKLPPEKRRNYKNAIDGIIRVWREEGFRRLFAGASSATARSVFMTIGQLTFYDQAKYTLFETGYFTDNIGTHFLASVIAGGIATTMTQPIDVVKTVMMNAKPGEFSSIGAILRHISKLGPVGFFKGFVPRFIRLGPHTVLTFIFLEQLRINFGVLKSQ; this is encoded by the exons ATGGCATCAAAAAAGTCGGAGAAAGCCTCACGTTGGTACTTTGGAGGGTTGGCAAGTGCTGGAGCAGCATACTGCACACATCCTCTAGACCTGCTGAAGGTGCTCTACCAGACGGACATGCGTAGCAACGTGTCGATGATTCAATTGTCACGTGAAATCATTCGGGACGATGGCATAAGGGCACTGTATAGTGGCGTTTCTGCGGCAGTATTACGCCAACTTACCTACTCAACGACACGTTTTGCGATTTATGAAATCGGCAAGCAATCAAAGTACGGCAAGGACAGCGGCTTTTTCGGTAGAATCGTAATGGCCGCTATCGGTGGTACGGTCGGGGGTTTCGTTGGTTCTCCCGCGGATCTGATCAATGTGCGCATGCAGAACGATGTGAAACTACCGCCGGAAAAGCGCAGAAA CTACAAAAATGCAATCGATGGCATCATTCGTGTGTGGCGCGAGGAAGGATTCCGGAGACTGTTCGCTGGTGCTAGTTCGGCCACCGCCCGATCGGTGTTTATGACCATCGGGCAGCTTACGTTCTACGATCAGGCCAAGTACACGTTGTTTGAAACTGGCTACTTTACCGATAACATCGGTACGCATTTCCTTGCCTCGGTTATTGCCGGTGGCATTGCGACTACAATGACGCAACCGATCGATGTCGTCAAAACGGTTATGATGAATGCGAAACCCGGGGAGTTTAGTAGCATTGGTGCAATTTTGCGACATATAAGCAAGTTGGGACCCGTTGGGTTTTTCAAAGGATTTGTTCCCCGGTTCATCCGACTTGGGCCCCACACAGTGCTGACGTTTATATTTTTAGAGCAGCTGCGAATTAATTTCGGTGTGTTAAAGTCACAATGA